AAGCTGAAGTCGGGCCCCCTGGGCGGCGACCAGCAGTTGGGCGCCCTGATCACCGACGGCGAGATCGACCTGGTGATCTTCTTCTGGGATCCCATGATGGCCCAGCCCCACGACGTGGACGTCAAGGCCCTGCTGCGTATCGCCGTGGTGTACAACATCCCGATGGCCTGCAACCGGGCCACTGCCGACTTCGTGATCTCGTCGGCCCTGATGGACGAGGAGTACGAACCCATCCTGAAGGACTACGACGAATACCTGACGCGGACGGTGCCGGGCACCTCCGGATAGGCGCCTCAACGGGCCCATGGAAGGGCTGGAACGTGGTATCATTGCCGAAGCGGGCCGTCCAAGGGGGGACGGCGCGTGCGACCAATGGAATAGGTGCGAATCCCGATGAAACGACTGCTCGTTCTCTTGATCGTGGTCGGGTCGATGACGGCCCCGGGGCCGGGAATCGCCCAGTCCCTCGGTTTCTTCTACCCGATCTCCTGTATCGACGACGGGGATCTGATCATCCCGTTCACGATGTACGAAGAGGCTGTCGTGCGCCTCGTGATCGGCGATTCGTCGACCGATCTGCCGGTTCGGACCCTCGTCGATGGCGTGCTGGCCGCCGGGCAACACGAGGTGGTCTTCGACGGCCGTGACGAATCGGGCGAACCGCTCATCCCGGGCTCATATACCGCCCTCCTCGACGGCCCGGACGGATTGTCGAGCCGACAATTCGTCGTCCGGTGCGGCGAAGGGCTCTTTCTCGGGCCGGGTCTGGTCATCGACGGCCGCACGGTCCTCCGGCCGATCATGATGTCCATCGACGGCGGTGCCGTGGCCGATCTCGGCATCTACGACGCCACCGGCACGACGCGCGTGAGCGACCTGTGGCAGGGAACCGTGGGTGAGGCAACGGGATTGAGCTGGAACGGGAACGGCAGCAATGGGCCGCTTCCGGCCGGCGACTACATCATGCGGATGGACAGCGACGTCCTCGACGTGGATGTTCCCTTCTCCTTCGATCCCTATCCCCCGCTCGAACTGACGCTGACCATGGTCGGCGCCGACGGGATTCCGGTCGTCGCCGGCTCGTCCCCGAACACCTCTGCGCAAGTCACCGGTCCTCTGCAGCAGATGACCGCGACCTTCGATCGTCCTCTCACGCCCGCGGAGATCGGGATCCTCACCGATCCGAACTTCGCGCTGGATGGATTCCTCGCCGGACGGGCCCGTCCCATCAATCCCACCGTGTGGCCCGACTCGACCGGCATCACCTGGCCGTCATTCACGAACTCCTGCGACTGGCGGGATATTGCGGGATCGGGCCGGCTCGAGACCTTGAACATGTGCATCGGGGACGAGGTCGCATTCGTGCTGGGGTACGACCACGAGGGAATCACCTGGCGCGATGGCACCTGCACCCCGCGCGGTGAAACCGATCCCACCGACTGGCAGACGGGCCCCGGACCATTCCGGTCCACGGTTGCCGGCTTCATGGACCCCCCCTGCGGGAATCCCCTGCTCGCGGGCGAGGTCGCCGAGTTCCGCTTCTACATACCAACCCACGGCGCGGTCAAGATTAGGATCGTCGATTCATCCGGGTACTTCATCCGGACCCTGACCTACGACAACTACGATAGCGGCTACCACACGCTGATCTGGGACCGTACCCGCTTCGACGGGATGGAAGTGCCTCCCGGCCTGTACCACGTGATGTGGGACGGCCTGGGTGTGGATCAGAACCGCGTCGTCGCCTCGGGCGACATCCTCGTCAGCGACCTGCCCGCCGCCGCCCCCGACGGCGAGCTGCAGGTGGCGCGCCCCGCCCTGCTGGGCAACCACCCCAACCCCTTCAACCCGGCGACGACCATCGCCTTCGCCCTGCCCGCGCCGGGCGACGCGCGCGTCACGGTGGTCGGGCTGGACGGCCGCGTGGTCGCCCGTCTCGCCGACGGCCCCTTCGCCGCCGGACGACACGAAGTGGTTTGGAACGGCCGAGACGCCGGCGGCAGGCCGGTCGCCTCGGGCGCCTACCTGTGCCGGCTCGAGGCGGGCGGCACGACGTCGACCCGCCGCCTCATGCTGCTGAAGTAGAGATCCGCACGAACCCGAAAGGGCGCGAGCATGGACGCCCGCAAGAACATCGCACTCGTGGCCCACGACAACCGCAAGCGCGACCTCATCGAGTGGGTCGAGTTCAACGTCGAGCTGCTGCTCGACCACGAACTGACCTGCACCGGGACCACGGGCCGCCTCGTGGAGGAGGCGATCCGGGCCAAGGTGCCGGCGGCGAAGATCCCGAAGGGGTTCGCGATCCGGAAGCTGAAGTCGGGCCCCTTGGGCGGCGACCAGCAGTTGGGCGCCCTGATCACCGAGGGCGACATCGACCTCGTCATCTTCTTCTGGGACCCCATGGAGGCCCAGCCCCACGACGTCGACGTCAAGGCCCTGCTGCGCATCGCCGTCGTTTACAACATCCCCATGGCCTGCAACCGCTCGAGCGCCGACTTCATGATTTCCTCGCCGCTGATGCACAAACGCTACGACCCCATCCTGAAGGACTACAGCACCTACCTCCAGCGTTCGGTGCCGGACGGGGACTGAGGCCGGGCGGTTCGCGCCGAATCGGCGCTTCACGGCAGTATTTCCGGTCGAACTTTCCCTCAGGTCCGCTGCCGGGATGACGAAATCTAAAGACCACGCGTAAATCCGGCTGCAGGGATCCAGAACTCGGTCCGCCTGCCGGTCTCGTTGTCCGTGCAAACGTCCAGGAGCGGAATCATGCGCATCACCCACCGGATCGGGCTCGTCGGGGGGCTTCCCCTCTTCATCCTCGCGGTCATCGCCTGGCAGGTCATGAGCCCGAAGCTCGTCCTGCGGAGCGGCAGCCAGAAGTGGAAGGACAGCACGACCGTGATGATCGCCTGCTCATCGCTGGCGCGGGACCTTCAGGTCGAGCGCGGGGCGACCGCGGTCCACCTCAAGGGGGGCCCACGGGCTCCCGTCGAGGCGGCCCGCAAGGACACCGACGCCGCCGCCGCCGAATTCCGGACCACCCTCGACGGTCTCGGCCTGGGTCAGGACAGCCGCGCCGCCCTGGACGCGGTCGCGGACGCTGTCGCCGGCATGCGGCGCCAGGCGGACGGCGGCAGCCCCGTCGGCGACGTCGTCAAGGCGTACACTTCGAACATCCAGGTCCTCGTGGACCGCGTGCAGGACGAGGCCCAGCAGAAGACCGACAAGGGCGTCGGCAAACGCTTCCTCGCCCTGGCCTCCCTCGAACAGACCAAGGAGTACGCCGGGCGCTTCCGGGCCAATCTCGCCGGAGCGGCCGCCGCCGACAAGGCCCTCACCTCGATCCAGGTCGTGGCCCTCGCCGCCCTGCACGAGCGGGCCGCGGGCGGGCTCGCGTCGCCGATCCTCGTCCTCGACGGCAACAACCGGGAGAAGCTGGGCGCCGTGCTCGCCTCGTCCCAGTGGAAGCACACCGAAGACTACTACGAGACGGTCATGGCCCGGTCCCAGGCCGGCGGCTACGGACTCGATGCGCAGCAGGTCTTCGGCGACGTGACCGGGGTCATCGACCAGGTCGACGCCGTCCTGCAGGACCAGTACAGCCGGGTGGCCGACCTGACCGACAAGATCTACCACGACGCCAACGTCTCGCTCGTCGGCTGGAGCCTGGCCCTGCTGGTCGCGTTCGTCGGCAGCGCCCTGATCACGCTGCGGGTGAGCACGCGCCTGACGGCCGCCATGGCCGAGGCCCTCGACCTCGCCGACGCCATCGCCCAGGGCGACACCTCGCGCCGGATCCACGTGTCCGGGCGGGACGAACTGTCCCGCCTCGGTACGGCCCTCAACCGCATGGCCGATTCGCTCGCGGAGCAGGCGGCCGTGGCCGAACACATCGCCGGTGGCGACCTCACCGTCTCGGTGCAGGTGGCGTCGGACCGCGACCGCTTCGGACTTGCCCTGCGCAACATGGTCGAGCGGCTGCGCGACCTGATCGGGCAGGTGCGGGTCAACTCGGACCGGGTGGCCACCGGTGCCCGCGAGATCTCGGACACGGGCCAGTCGCTCAGCCAGGGCACCACCGAGCAGGCGGCTTCGCTGCAGCAGATCTCCGCCTCGGTGACGGAGATCAGCGATCGGACCCGCGAGAACGCCGACGGGGCCCGCAGCGCGAGCGAAGCAACGCGCACGGTCCAGGAAGCCGCCGACGCCGGCAGCGCCCGCATGCAGGCCCTGCGCGGCGCCATGGAGGAGATCAGCGCCTCCAGCGCGCGCATCGCCGTCATCATCAAGACGGTCGACGACATCGCCTTCCAGACCAACCTGTTGGCTCTGAACGCGGCCGTCGAGGCCGCGCGCGCCGGCTCCCACGGCAGGGGATTCGCCGTCGTGGCCGAGGAGGTCCGGCAGCTGGCCGGACGCAGCGCCAAGGCGGCCCGGGAGACCAGCGAACTGATCGCGGACACGACCGGCAAGGTCCGGCAGGGGACCGAACTGTCAGCCGACGCGGCGGAGTCGTTCGAAGCCATCGCCGCGGACGTGAACCGGGCTGCGACCATGGTCGACGAGATCGCCCGAACCGCCGTCGACCAGGCGACCTCGATCGCCGAGATCAGCGACGGTCTGCGCCAGGTGGACACGGTGGTCCAGCAGAGCTCGGCCAACGCCGAGGAACTCGCGTCGGCCTCGCAGATGCTGGTCGACGAGTCCCGCAACCTGCAGAACCAGATCGGGGCGTTCCGGACCGGCGGACACGCCGCCGCGCCGTCGGCCGCCGCCGGGCCGGCCGCGCCGGGCCGCATCGAACTGCCTGCCCCCACCCCGGTGCCCGCGTTCGCGCCGGATGACGCTTTCGGCGTCCCGGACGAGGTCCCCGTGCTGACCGGCGATTGGGGCTAGGACGCGACCCTCCGTGGTGAACCGGGTGGCGGCGCCCGCGTGGATGAGCTAGGCTCCCCGCGCGGGCGCCGCTTTCCGCCGCGCCCGGTTCCCCCAGCGAGGAGACCGTTCGTGCGCCGTATCCTGCCCTGCCTCATCCTGCTGGCCGCCGGAGCGGCTGCCGCCGACACCGACCTGGCCACCTTCGAGGCCCGCTTCCACGACGAGACCCTCCGCGTCGACTACTTCCACACGGGGAATGCCGACGAGGAGATCGTCTCGCTCGACCAGATGTGGCGCCAGGGCACCTGGGCCGGCAGCCGCACCCGGCTCGTGGACGACCTGGACCTCGGCCGCTACTACGCCAAGGCCTACGACAGGGAAAGCGGCGAACTGGTCTGGTCGCGCGGCTTCGATTCGTACTTCGGCGAGTGGAAGACGACGGCCCGCGCGGGCACCGGCGAGCGCCGCACCTACCACGAGTCGGCGCTGCTGCCCATGCCGAAGATGCCCATCGTCTTCACGCTGGAAGTGCGCGGCGACGACAACGGGCTGCGCGAGATCTTCCGGCGCGAGATCGAGCCGGACGACTGGCACATCCGGCGCGACGCCCTGCCGGGCGGCGTGCGCGTGTTCGAGACCGCCGTCTCGGGCGACCCGCACCAGCGGGTCGACATCGCCATCGTCGGCGACGGCTACACCCCCCTCGAGACGGACAAGTTCGCGGCCGACTGCCGGCGCTTCGCCGACACCATGCTGAACCACGAGCCCTACGCGAGCCGCCGCGACCAGTTCAACGTGTGGGGCGTGCTGCGGTCGTCCCTCGAGAGCGGCTGCGACGAACCGAGCCGCGGCGTGCACCGCAACACCGCCCTCGGCAGCACCTTCGACTCCCTCGACAGCGAGCGCTACCTGCTCACCGAGGACAACCGCGCCATCCGCGACATCGCCGCCCACGCGCCCTACGACGTGCTCTACATCATGGTGAACCACGAGCGCTACGGCGGCGGCGGCATCTACAACCTGTTCTGCACCTTCACCAGCGACAACCAGTGGAGCGAGTACGTCTTCCTGCACGAGTTCGGGCACAGCTTCGCCGGGCTCGCCGACGAGTACTACACCTCGAGCACCGGCTACGACGAGTTCTACAAGCCGGGCCGCGAGCCCAACGAGCGCAACATCACGGCGCTGCGCGACCCCGCGCACCTGAAGTGGGGCGACCTCGCGACGCCGGGCGTGGCGCTGCCCACCCCCTGGGACCAGGACGACTACGACAAGGCGGACGTGGCCTACCAGACCGAGCGCGGCGCCATCAACGACGAGATCGCGCGGCTGATGACGTCGGGTGCGCCCGCGGCCGAGGTCGAGGCGGCCAAGGCCCGGGGCGAGGAGCTCTCGCTGCGGCACCAGCTCGAGGTCGACGCGTGGTTCGCGGCCAATCCGGCCCACGGGAAGGTCGGGGCGTTCCAAGGCGCGGGCTACATGGCGCGCGGCATGTACCGGGCCGAGCTCGACTGCATCATGTTCACCAAGGGGATCAAACCCTTCTGCGCGGCCTGCGAGCGGGGCATCCGCGAGGTGATCGAGCGCTACCGCGAGTAGGGCCCCGCCGGATCCGCCCTTGATGGCCCGCCCCGGCGGGCCTTTCTTATGCGCAACCCTTTGTTGAAATTTTCGTATATATTTCAACAAACCTGACCCGGAGGACGCCCGTGACCCGATCCACAGCCCATCCCATCGCCGGCCGGCGCCAGCTCGAGGCCCTCGCCTCGCCGGTGCGGCAGGAGATCGTCGACGCCCTGCAGGCCCTCGGTCCGGCCACCGTGGCCGAGATCGCCGCCGAGCTGAACCGGGCCCCCGACTCGCTCTACTACCATCTGCGCCTGCTGCGGAAGGTCGACCTGGTGCGCGAGGCGGGCACTCGCGACGACGGACCCCGCCCGGAAAAGGTGTACGACCTGCCCGGCCGCCCCCTGCGCATGCGCTACGAGTCGTCGCGCCCCGTGCGCCGCGCCATCGGGCGCACCGTGGCCGGAGTGCTGCGCCTGGCCGAGCGCGACTTCGACGCCGCCCTCGACCGGGTGACCATCGTCGACGGCCGGCCCGACCGCCCCCTCACCGGCGGGCGCCTCAAGGCCTGGCTCACCCCGGCCCAGCGCGACCGCCTGCTGGCGCTGCTCGGCGAGATCGACGAGCTCATGGCCGGCGGCGGCAAGGCCCCGGACTCCGAACTGTACGCCCTGACCCGGGTGCTCGTGCCCCTGGACCCCCACCGCCGCCTGCGCTCCGACCGCGCCGACGACGATCGAAAGGACCCTTGAGATGAAGCATCGCCACGACCTCCCCCTCGCCGTCGCAGCGGCCGGCTGCCTTGCCGCCGCCCTCTGCCTGAGCGCGACCGCCACCGCCACCGCAGGCACCGGCCTGCGCCGGGACGGCGCGTCGGCGCCCGCCGCCGTCGTCATCACCGGCGCGGCGAGCACCCTCGGCGTCGACGGCCCGTTCCGGCTCGTCGTCGCGAGCGACGGCCGCTACCGCCTCGAACTCGGCGGCCCCCTGCCCCAGGTCACGGGCTGGGATGGCACGACCGCCTGGGACCGCGACTGGAACGGCACCTCGCGCCCCCTTCACCTGCGCGACCGCGACCAGGCCGTGCTCGACGGGCTCTTCCTCGCCGGCGCCTGGCCCGACGCCGACGACGGCGGGCGCCTGGTGTGGAGCGCATCCGTCCCGCGCGAGGGCGGCGGCGTGCAAAGGCCCTTCACCCACGGCGACCGCGGCCTGCACGGCGCGGCCGACGTCGACGCCGAGGGCCGCCTCGTGGCGTTCCGCGTGGGCGTCGGCGACAAGCTGCGCGAGACGGCGTACCGCGGCGAACGCGACTTCGGCGGCGTCCGGTGGCCCGCCGTGGTCGAGCAGACCTCCGACAGCGGCGAGACCGTGACCCTGCGCGCCGAAGAGGTCACCGTCCTGGACGCTCCGAAAGCCGTGACTGCGGCTCTGGCCCCCGCGATCGGTCCCGCCGCGGACCACCGCTTCCTGGCCGACCTGCCCGCCGACCTGGAGATCTTCCGCGCCCCGTCGGGCCACCTGCTGGTGCACCCCCTGCTCGACGGCCGCGACGTGGGGTGGTTCATCTTCGACACGGGCGCCGGCGCCCTGTGTCTCGACAACGCCGCGGCCGATTCGCTCGGCTACGCGGGCTTCGGCGAGATCACGGCCAAGGGCGTGGGCGGCGACGTGAAGAGCGCCTTCTATCGCGGCGCGAGCCTGCAGCTGGGCCCCCTGGTCATGGACGACCCGGCCTACGTCGGCCTGGACCTGCAGTTCCTCTCGGGCTATTTCGGCAAGCCGCTGGCCGGCGTGCTCGGCTACGGGGTGCTCGCGCGCGCGGTGGTCGAGTTCGACCACCAGGCGCCGCGCATCGCCCTGCACGACCGCACGACCTATCCCGGCACCGACCTGACCTGGACCCCGCTCTTCCTCTTCGGCCGCCACCCCTGCGTGCCGGGCGCCTTCGAGGGCCACGACGCGGTGTTCCGCCTCGACACCGGCGCCGACGGCACGCTGACCTTCCACCAGCCCACGGTCGAGCGGCTCGGGCTGCTGCGGAACCGGCGCGTGCAGGACACGCAGCTCGGAGGGGTCGGCGGATTCGTGGCGGCCAAGAAGGGGCCCGTGGCCTGGGTCGAGTTGGGCGGACGGCGCTTCGAGCACGTCGAGGCGGCCTTCGCCCTCGCCGAAGAGGGCGCCTTCGCCGACGCGGCCACCGACGGCAACGTGGGGAACGAGCTGCTCGACGACTTCCTGCTGGTGTTCGACTACGGCGGGATGCGCATGGCCCTGACGCCACGCCCCGGGAACTGAGTCCCCGGGGCGCAGCGGGACGGGGGTCCGTCCGGTTCGCGGGTTGCTACCAGTCGATCTCGACGGCCTGGCCGACGCTCGAGGCGATGTCTTCCCAGGATTCGTCGACGGATTGCAGCCCGACCGGCGTCGCCGCGGACTTCGCCGGGCGCGGCGTGAGCTTCGGCGGCGCCAGCGGGGTCCGCGTGGCCTGCGGCGCAGATCTCAGGACCGGCGCCGGGGCCGCCGGCCGCCGGCCCATCTCGCCGTGGCCGCCGCGCAGGGTGAACCGCGCCAGCAGGTCGTGCAGCTCGCTGGCCTGGCCGGACAGCTCCTGGGCCGCCGCCGCGCTCTCCTCGGCGTTGGCGGTGTTGCTCTGGGTGACCTGGTCGATCCGGGTCAGGCCTTCGTTCACCTGCGCGATGCCCTCGGCCTGCTCGCGGCTGGCCTTGGCGATCTCCTCGACCAGGTCGGTCACCTCGCTGACGCGCCCGACGATGTTGCCGAGGGCCTTCTGGGTCTCCTCGGCGATGCGGGTGCCGTTCTCGGCCCGCGCCACCGAACCCTCGATCAGCTCGGAGGTCTCGCTGGCCGCCTTGGCGCTGCGCACCGCGAGGTTGCGCACCTCCTCGGCGACCACGGCGAAGCCCTTGCCGTGGACCCCCGCCCGCGCGGCCTCGACCGCGGCGTTCAGGGCCAGCAGGTTGGTCTGGAAGGCGATGTCGTCGATGACCTTGATGATGCGCCCGATGTCGCGGGCCGAGGTGTTGATCTCCCCGATGGCCGCGACCATCTCCTTCATGCTCGTGTCGCCGCTGCGGGCTTCGGTCCGGGCCTGACCCGCCAGTTCACTGGCGCGTCCGGCACCGTCGGCGTTGGCCTTGGTCTGACCGGTGATCTCGGTCAGCGAGGCGGAGATCTCCTCGACCGAACTGGCCGACTCGGTGGCGCCCTCGGACAGGGACTGGCTCGCCGACGCCACCTCGGAGCTGCCGACGGCGATCTGTTCGCCGGCCGCGCGGATGCGATCCATGACCTCGTTGAGGTCGTTCGCCAGGCGGCGCATGCTCTCGCGGATCACGTCGCCGTCCTCGACGTCCGTGATCTCGAAGGTGAGATCGCCGGCCGCGAGCCGCTGCAGATTCGCCACGACCTCGTGTTCGAGGGTGTCGGCGAAGCGGTCGAGGGTCCGCCCCATCTCGCCGATCTCGTCGCCCCGGGCCAGTTTCAGGCGCCGGTCGAGACGGCCCCGGCCCATGCCGCGGATCATGTCGACGGTCGCGAGCAGCGGCCGCGTCAGGGAGCGGGTGATGAGCAACGCGACGCCGACGATGAGCGCGGCGCCGAACACGCCGACGACCAGCATGGTCATCTGCAGCGCCTTGATGGGCGCGAAGGCCTCGGCCTCGTCGATCTCTGCCAGCAGGCCCCAGCGGAGCTCGCCCACCTCGACCGGCGTGAAGGCCGACAGGACCGGATTGCCGTTGTAGTCGATGATGATGCGGGAGCCGGCCTCGCCCTTGAGGGCGGCATCGGCGGCCTCGGTCTTCACCGCGCCGCGGTTCGGATCGGCGAACGACGGCAGCACCGAGTGGCCGGTCGGGTCGAGATAGGAGTCCGAGCGCATGAGATGGTCCGGACCGATCAGATACGTCTCGCCGGTCTCGCCCATGCCCGAGCGCTCGGTCATGATGGCGTTGATGGCGTCGAGGGGAACCTGCAGGGCGGCGACGCCGATGAAGCGGCCGCCGCCGTCGACGACGGGCGCCCCGAGGAAGGACGCGGGCTCGCCGTTGCTCGGCGCATAGGGCGCGAAGTCGACCAGGGTCGCCCTCTCGCGCGCCTGCCGGAAGCAGTCGGCCAGGCCGCTGTCGGCCAGCGGGCCCGCGAGCAGGTTCGCGCCCAGATCGGACTCCCGGGCCACCGTGAAGACGACGTACCCGTCGACGTCGATGAGGAAGACGTCGTAGTAGCCGTACTCCTGCTGGTACTGGGTGAACCACGGACCGTAGGCGCTCGCCACCGCCTCCCAGCCGATGTTCTCGATCGAGTGCTCGCCGGCGTCGAAGGCGGCGCTCATGTCGGCCATGGCCGTGACGACGGTCGGCATCGTGGCCAGCACGTTCACGTCGCCGACCCGTTCGGCGAAGTAGTTCTCGATCTTGTGCCTCTTGATCTCCCGGACCGCCTCCAGGTGGTCGAACGACGCCTTGCTCAGGGACTTGTCGGCGACACGGATCGAGATCACGCCCATGACGACGAACGGCACCACACTGAGGCCGACGAACGCCAGCACGAGTTGCTTGCCCAGCTTCATGTTCTTCACGACTTGCCTACCTCTTTCGCGGCGATCGGCGCTGATCCGCCTGCGGAATCCGGGGAATGGGACCGGGAGAACGGTCGGGACTTCTGGATTCGCTATCGCCCCCTACGGTTTCCCCTTAAGCCCACGTCGGGGCTGATTTGACCATTCGTGTGATGAGATGCCCGTGTCTCGGAAAATGTGTCCGGGCCGGATCAGGGGGTTCGCCTGGTGGCCTCAAGGTCCCAGCTGGCCGAATTCGAGCTCCAATCCGCCTATTCCACCTCACGAAGCAGGATGCCGGGACGCGGACACATTTTCCGAGGCACAAGGTTCGGGTTGCAATCCACGGCGCGAGGCGCACCATGGGGGAACCCCACCCCAACCCGGGAGCCCCCCCATGAAGCGCCCCCTCCCCCTCCTGATCGCGGTCCTCGCGGCCATGGTGACCCTCGGCCCGGCCTGGGCCGGCACGCCCCTGGAGGCCCGGCTGCAGGCCGCCGTCGACGGATTCGCGGCCGCCAACCTCCAGGCGCCCGGCGTCGTGGTCCACGTGACCTGCCCGCCTTTGGGCCTGGACACGGACTTCACGGCCGGACGGGCCGATCGCGGCCCCGACGCCCCGCTCCTCACCGCCCGGCACACGTTCCGGATCGCCAGCAACACCAAGACCTACGTGGCGGCGGCGGTGCTGCAGCTGGTGGCGGCGGGGGAGTTCGACCTGGACACGCCCCTGGCCGCGGTGCTGCCGGCCCGGCACCGCGAGGCGCTGGCGGCCGACGGCTACGATCTGGCCGCCATGACCCTGGCCCAGGTGCTGTCGCACACGAGCGGCCTGTCCGAGCATCCGGCCGACCCGCGCTACGCCGAGGCCATCGAGGCCGATCCGCAGCGGGAGTGGACGCGGGACGAGCAGGTGCGGCTCTGCGTGGAGTGGCGCGATCCGGAGAGTGCGCCCGGTGAGGCGTTCCACTATTCCGACACGGGATACATCCTGCTGGGCGGCCTGATCGAGGAGCGCACGGGGCTGTCGCTGGGCGCCGCCGTCCATCGGCTGCTGGGCTACGAGGCACTGGGACTCGACGCCACCTGGTGGGAGCGCGACGAGGCGCCGCCGGGCGGGGCCGGACCGCGGGCGCACCAATACTACGGGGACCTCGACACGACCGGCTGGAATCCGACCCTCGACCTCTACGGCGGCGGCGGCCTGATCTGCGACGCTGACGACCTGGGCCGCTTCCTGCGGGCCCTGGTCACCGGCCGGGTGCTGTCACCGGAGATGACCGTCGCCATGCTGGGCCGGGGCGCCCTGAACTACCGCCTGGGCCTGTTCCGCGAGGACTTCGCCGGCCGGCTCGCCTGGGGCCACACGGGCTTCTGGAACACCTTCGCCTACCACGTCGAAACCCTCGACCTGACGGTCAGCGGCGCGGTGCTGAACCACCATGCGACGCGGGGAAGGGAGCTGGCGGCGGCGCTGGTCGCGGAGGTCGCGGCCGCATCGGGCGGGGAGAGGCCGGCAGGGAACTAACCCGCGGACGGCGCCCCGGCGGGCTCGTCGTCCACGGCGGCCGGCGCGTGCAGCGCGGCGTGCATCATCTGGCCCGCCGAGATGTCGATCACCGCGTGCAGGACCATGGCCGGCACGAGGCTGCCGCTGAGCAGCGTGACGAGGCCGAAGAGCACGCCGACCAGGCCCGTCTTCAGCACGCCGCCGGCGCCCTGGTAGGCGTGGCCGAGGCCGAAGATCGCCGACGTCACGGCCAGGGCGGGCCAGGGGCCGACGACGGGCGCCGTCACCGCCAGCAGCACGCCGCGGTACATGATCTCCTCGCACACGCCGGCCGTGATCGCCAGCGAGCCGAAGACCCGCAGCTCGCGGGCGTCGCGGGGCGCCAGCGCGATGAGGTCGCCCATGCTGCGGCGCACCTTGGCCAGCCCGCGCGGGTCGGCGATGGCCACGCGCGACTGCCACAGCTGCACGACCACCAGGGCGGCGGTCACGCCCACGGGCAACCACTGCCAGCCGGCGAAGCCGAGGCCCAGGCGCAGCGGGGCGGCGGGCCGGCCGAGAGCCATCCACGCGCCGAGCAGGCCCAGGGCCGAGACCCATTCCAGGACCAGGATCCAGCGGTAGGTGGCGAGGCGGGCGTCGGGGCGCCCGGCGGCGGTCCAGGCCTTGAGGCGGCGGGCGTCCCAGATGCCGACGAGCGGGATCACGACCACGAGGTAGACGAGGACGGCGGCGGCGAAGAGATCGAGCGCGTGCAGGTTCATGGTCCGCGGCTACTGCCGCACGGCCTCCTCGATGAAGACGCTGTTGGGGATGGTGACGAGGCGGCCGTCCTGCTCGATGAGCGCGTGCACGGCCGCGACGCCCGCCAGCACGCCAGTCCGGCCCTGGATCTCGATGGCCTCGCCCGGCGTGAAGATCTTGCGGGCGTAGTACCCCGCCACCAGGTTGCGCGTGATGTCGCGCGAACCGAGGCCGAAGGTCAGGGCCAGGGCCAGGGCGCAGCCAGCGAGCAGCACCAGCACCACGGCCCGGATCACCTCGGTGTCGATCTGCAGCTGCGTGACGGCCATCAGGGCGGCCACGAAGACGATCAGCGCCGACACGATGCGGCCGAGCACCGGCGCGAACTCGACGCCCGAGTCGCGCGCCGAGCGCGTGACGGCGCCGCTGGCGAACTGGGCGATGAGCATGCCGACGA
This sequence is a window from bacterium. Protein-coding genes within it:
- a CDS encoding aspartyl protease family protein, which codes for MKHRHDLPLAVAAAGCLAAALCLSATATATAGTGLRRDGASAPAAVVITGAASTLGVDGPFRLVVASDGRYRLELGGPLPQVTGWDGTTAWDRDWNGTSRPLHLRDRDQAVLDGLFLAGAWPDADDGGRLVWSASVPREGGGVQRPFTHGDRGLHGAADVDAEGRLVAFRVGVGDKLRETAYRGERDFGGVRWPAVVEQTSDSGETVTLRAEEVTVLDAPKAVTAALAPAIGPAADHRFLADLPADLEIFRAPSGHLLVHPLLDGRDVGWFIFDTGAGALCLDNAAADSLGYAGFGEITAKGVGGDVKSAFYRGASLQLGPLVMDDPAYVGLDLQFLSGYFGKPLAGVLGYGVLARAVVEFDHQAPRIALHDRTTYPGTDLTWTPLFLFGRHPCVPGAFEGHDAVFRLDTGADGTLTFHQPTVERLGLLRNRRVQDTQLGGVGGFVAAKKGPVAWVELGGRRFEHVEAAFALAEEGAFADAATDGNVGNELLDDFLLVFDYGGMRMALTPRPGN
- a CDS encoding methyl-accepting chemotaxis protein, which encodes MKNMKLGKQLVLAFVGLSVVPFVVMGVISIRVADKSLSKASFDHLEAVREIKRHKIENYFAERVGDVNVLATMPTVVTAMADMSAAFDAGEHSIENIGWEAVASAYGPWFTQYQQEYGYYDVFLIDVDGYVVFTVARESDLGANLLAGPLADSGLADCFRQARERATLVDFAPYAPSNGEPASFLGAPVVDGGGRFIGVAALQVPLDAINAIMTERSGMGETGETYLIGPDHLMRSDSYLDPTGHSVLPSFADPNRGAVKTEAADAALKGEAGSRIIIDYNGNPVLSAFTPVEVGELRWGLLAEIDEAEAFAPIKALQMTMLVVGVFGAALIVGVALLITRSLTRPLLATVDMIRGMGRGRLDRRLKLARGDEIGEMGRTLDRFADTLEHEVVANLQRLAAGDLTFEITDVEDGDVIRESMRRLANDLNEVMDRIRAAGEQIAVGSSEVASASQSLSEGATESASSVEEISASLTEITGQTKANADGAGRASELAGQARTEARSGDTSMKEMVAAIGEINTSARDIGRIIKVIDDIAFQTNLLALNAAVEAARAGVHGKGFAVVAEEVRNLAVRSAKAASETSELIEGSVARAENGTRIAEETQKALGNIVGRVSEVTDLVEEIAKASREQAEGIAQVNEGLTRIDQVTQSNTANAEESAAAAQELSGQASELHDLLARFTLRGGHGEMGRRPAAPAPVLRSAPQATRTPLAPPKLTPRPAKSAATPVGLQSVDESWEDIASSVGQAVEIDW
- a CDS encoding beta-lactamase family protein, producing the protein MKRPLPLLIAVLAAMVTLGPAWAGTPLEARLQAAVDGFAAANLQAPGVVVHVTCPPLGLDTDFTAGRADRGPDAPLLTARHTFRIASNTKTYVAAAVLQLVAAGEFDLDTPLAAVLPARHREALAADGYDLAAMTLAQVLSHTSGLSEHPADPRYAEAIEADPQREWTRDEQVRLCVEWRDPESAPGEAFHYSDTGYILLGGLIEERTGLSLGAAVHRLLGYEALGLDATWWERDEAPPGGAGPRAHQYYGDLDTTGWNPTLDLYGGGGLICDADDLGRFLRALVTGRVLSPEMTVAMLGRGALNYRLGLFREDFAGRLAWGHTGFWNTFAYHVETLDLTVSGAVLNHHATRGRELAAALVAEVAAASGGERPAGN
- a CDS encoding CPBP family intramembrane metalloprotease produces the protein MNLHALDLFAAAVLVYLVVVIPLVGIWDARRLKAWTAAGRPDARLATYRWILVLEWVSALGLLGAWMALGRPAAPLRLGLGFAGWQWLPVGVTAALVVVQLWQSRVAIADPRGLAKVRRSMGDLIALAPRDARELRVFGSLAITAGVCEEIMYRGVLLAVTAPVVGPWPALAVTSAIFGLGHAYQGAGGVLKTGLVGVLFGLVTLLSGSLVPAMVLHAVIDISAGQMMHAALHAPAAVDDEPAGAPSAG